The genomic DNA GAATCACCGGGTTAAGCACATAATTGTTTTCTACCTTTTGTTCTTCTTCTTTTAAGGACTGATCTTCCGCTTTTTGTTTTCATTCTTGCTTTAAACCCATGATCCTTTTTTCTTTTTCTCTTGTTTGGCTGAAATGTTTTTTTGCTCATTTTACAGACTCCTTCCTAAAGTTATAATAAATTATACTATATAAAAATTTATTTCACAAATTGTTATAGTTAATTACGATATATCATAATAAAAAAAAAGAAAAAAGTCAAGTTTTTTAATTGGAATTTAGCATAAAAGACTTGTTTTCATTGAAATTAAATTTTTATTTTAAAATTTTAAATAATTGTATTTCTGCTTTTATATTTCTTTTTATATATTATCA from Sebaldella termitidis ATCC 33386 includes the following:
- the rpmH gene encoding 50S ribosomal protein L34; translated protein: MSKKTFQPNKRKRKKDHGFKARMKTKSGRSVLKRRRTKGRKQLCA